In the genome of Hymenobacter cellulosivorans, one region contains:
- a CDS encoding fatty acid desaturase family protein, with translation MSPFPAERFGQYLRMKYLVALTDPVYDPAAPISRLDAWLLQFLQDKRDLPFVYLILEISVTLLPLVGLLFVPGLPAAWWWAVFAVYLGLTTFYFKGPFGLMLHCTSHRILFKKKYARLNHYIPWVIGPLFGQTPETYLTHHLGMHHPENNLPDDESSTMYYQRDSVASFGRYLADFFLLGIPKLVLYLGRTSKPKLRFRLLRGEVIYLLTCLVLAFVNLPATLAVLILPVIVTRAVMMLGNWSQHAFIDAATPDNCYTNSVTCINTKYNHKCWNDGYHISHHLKPALHWTEHPAHFRQNLDQYTQNQAVVFDGIHFLHIFAYLMTRRYDLLARHFVNLGEQYQSEAEVVAFLKSRTRRIPRLAPLVAVAA, from the coding sequence TTGTCTCCATTCCCGGCCGAGCGTTTCGGCCAGTATCTGCGCATGAAGTATTTGGTTGCTCTCACCGACCCGGTCTACGACCCGGCGGCCCCCATTTCCCGGCTCGACGCTTGGTTGTTGCAGTTTCTGCAGGATAAGCGGGACTTGCCTTTTGTGTACCTCATTCTGGAAATATCCGTGACGCTGCTCCCGCTGGTAGGGCTGTTGTTTGTGCCCGGGTTGCCCGCCGCATGGTGGTGGGCAGTGTTTGCCGTGTACCTGGGGCTGACGACTTTCTACTTCAAAGGGCCGTTTGGGCTGATGCTGCACTGCACCAGTCACCGCATTTTGTTTAAGAAGAAGTACGCCCGGCTCAACCATTACATTCCGTGGGTAATTGGGCCGCTGTTTGGGCAAACGCCCGAAACCTACCTCACCCACCACCTGGGAATGCACCATCCCGAAAACAACCTGCCTGACGACGAAAGCTCCACCATGTATTATCAGCGCGACTCGGTAGCCAGCTTTGGCCGCTATCTAGCCGATTTTTTTCTGCTGGGCATTCCGAAGCTGGTGCTCTACCTGGGGCGGACCAGCAAGCCCAAGCTGCGGTTTCGGCTGCTGCGCGGCGAAGTAATTTACCTGCTGACTTGTCTGGTGCTGGCCTTTGTGAACCTGCCCGCCACGCTGGCCGTGCTGATATTGCCCGTCATCGTGACGCGGGCCGTAATGATGCTCGGCAACTGGAGCCAGCACGCCTTTATTGATGCGGCTACTCCCGATAATTGCTACACCAACAGCGTGACCTGCATCAACACCAAGTACAACCACAAGTGCTGGAACGACGGTTACCACATCAGTCACCACCTCAAGCCCGCCCTGCACTGGACGGAGCACCCGGCCCACTTCCGCCAGAACCTCGACCAGTACACCCAGAACCAGGCCGTGGTCTTCGACGGAATCCACTTCCTGCACATCTTCGCTTACCTCATGACCCGCCGCTACGACTTGCTGGCCCGGCATTTTGTAAACCTGGGAGAGCAATACCAGTCGGAAGCCGAAGTGGTAGCGTTTCTTAAGTCGCGCACCCGCCGCATTCCTCGCCTCGCGCCGCTGGTGGCCGTGGCGGCTTAA
- the dnaE gene encoding DNA polymerase III subunit alpha, which yields MPVFSHLHCHTQYSLLDGQASISALMKKAQADGMPAVALTDHGNMFGAFNFVAEANKYNVKPIVGCEFYLVEDRHKKSFSREKGERDVRHHQLLLAKDQAGYQNLAKLCSMSFIEGVYSKYPRIDKELLLQYHEGLIATSCCIGAEIPQALLWKTEEEAEKQLKWWLDVFGDDYYIEIQRHGIENIDNTGKSQEDLNQVLLRWAQKYNVKVICTNDSHYVNQEDFAPHDLLLCVNTGEEYSIPVGDFQTKYFRLISGEKQVLYDHLDNLRPLASSDDSVRRQLMRIDEEAQMPRPRSRFGFPNDQFFFKSQEQMNQLFSDVPESVDNTNEIVDKITPPKLQRDILLPNFPIPAPFANADEFLRELTYVGAFGPSAGKGIVTMTKPPRYSERTPEIEERLDYELRIIETMGFAGYFLITQDFINHGRSVGVAVGPGRGSAAGSAVAYCVGITNIDPIKYSLLFERFLNPERVSMPDIDIDFDDVNRQRVIDYVVDKYGKTQVAQIITFGTMAAKSSIKDVARAMELPLPLTNELAKMVPEKPGTTLAGAFAENQELDMIRRDDAPDNLRGQILRLAEKLEGSVRNTGIHAAGVIIAPDDITKYIPVSTSKDSDLLVTQFDGKVIESAGMLKMDFLGLKTLTIIVDALELIKKNHGVDINIDDIPLDDPKTYELYQRGDTIGTFQFESEGMRMYLKDLKPTNIEDLIAMNALYRPGPMQFIPNFINRKHGREEVEYPHELLEPILNYSQGIMVYQEQIMQAAQILAGYSLGGADLLRRAMGKKDMKKMAQEREKFCKGAAELHGIKEKKANEVFDVMEKFAAYGFNRSHSAAYSVVAYQTGYLKANYPAEYMAAVLTNNMSDIKKVTFFIEEARRQGVAVLGPDVNESILKFNVNEKGQIRFGMAAVKGAGEAAIENIVAERAKKGPFTDIFDFSKRVNLRAVNKKTFESLALSGAFDSFERYHRRQFVEAPSGDQNLIDKAVRMGQQYQADQDSAQQSLFGGGAFGAVAMPLPKVADMEPWPATEQLRREKEVVGFYLSGHPLDDFKLEIDSYCTCGLDKVENYKNREVTVAGLISNVMFKTTKTGQPFVSFSVEDYESSLNLALFRDDYSRFSALINPRNYDKEQVPPMYIRGKYAQRFRDSDQFEFKILTMEPLFNVAEKLANGVRVQLDLRTITEPFMDRFMEAVEGCAGSKKLEIKFAEPHEHLTVDTYSRRYRIEPKEFIRKMRAMEIEACQLI from the coding sequence ATGCCCGTATTCTCCCACCTGCACTGCCACACCCAATATTCCCTGCTCGACGGCCAGGCTAGCATCAGCGCCCTGATGAAAAAGGCCCAGGCCGACGGCATGCCCGCCGTGGCTCTCACCGACCACGGCAATATGTTTGGCGCGTTCAACTTCGTGGCCGAAGCCAATAAGTACAACGTGAAGCCCATCGTCGGCTGCGAGTTTTACCTGGTGGAAGACCGGCACAAGAAGAGCTTCAGCCGGGAAAAAGGCGAGCGGGACGTGCGCCACCACCAGCTCTTGCTGGCCAAGGACCAGGCCGGCTATCAGAACCTGGCCAAGCTCTGCTCCATGAGCTTCATCGAGGGTGTGTACTCCAAGTACCCGCGCATCGACAAGGAACTGCTGCTCCAGTACCACGAGGGTCTGATTGCCACCTCCTGCTGCATCGGTGCCGAAATCCCGCAGGCCCTGCTCTGGAAAACCGAGGAGGAAGCCGAGAAGCAGCTCAAGTGGTGGCTCGACGTGTTTGGCGACGACTACTACATCGAAATCCAGCGCCACGGCATCGAGAACATCGACAACACCGGTAAAAGCCAGGAAGACCTCAATCAGGTGCTGCTGCGCTGGGCCCAGAAGTACAACGTCAAGGTCATCTGCACCAACGACTCGCACTACGTCAACCAAGAGGACTTCGCGCCCCACGATTTGCTCCTGTGCGTGAACACCGGGGAAGAGTACAGCATTCCGGTCGGCGACTTCCAGACCAAGTACTTTCGCCTGATTTCGGGCGAAAAACAGGTCCTCTACGACCATCTCGACAACCTGCGCCCCCTGGCCAGCTCCGACGACTCGGTGCGCCGCCAGCTCATGCGCATCGACGAGGAAGCGCAGATGCCCCGCCCCCGCTCCCGCTTTGGCTTCCCCAACGACCAGTTCTTCTTCAAGAGCCAGGAGCAGATGAACCAGTTGTTCAGCGACGTGCCGGAAAGTGTGGACAACACCAACGAAATCGTTGATAAAATCACGCCGCCCAAGCTGCAGCGCGACATTCTGCTGCCCAACTTCCCCATTCCCGCGCCCTTTGCCAACGCCGACGAGTTTCTGCGCGAGCTGACCTACGTGGGGGCTTTCGGGCCGAGTGCGGGCAAAGGCATCGTGACGATGACCAAACCGCCCCGCTATTCCGAGCGCACGCCCGAAATTGAGGAGCGCCTGGACTACGAGCTGCGCATCATCGAGACGATGGGTTTTGCCGGCTATTTCCTTATCACCCAGGACTTCATCAACCACGGCCGCAGTGTGGGCGTGGCCGTAGGGCCGGGTCGGGGCTCGGCTGCCGGTTCGGCCGTGGCCTACTGCGTGGGTATCACCAACATCGACCCGATTAAGTACTCGTTGCTGTTCGAGCGTTTCCTCAACCCGGAGCGCGTGTCCATGCCCGATATTGATATCGACTTCGACGACGTGAACCGCCAGCGCGTCATCGACTATGTGGTGGATAAGTACGGCAAGACGCAGGTAGCCCAGATTATCACCTTCGGTACCATGGCCGCCAAGTCCAGCATCAAGGACGTGGCCCGGGCTATGGAGCTGCCCCTACCGCTGACCAACGAGTTGGCCAAAATGGTACCCGAAAAGCCCGGCACCACGCTGGCCGGGGCCTTTGCTGAAAACCAGGAGCTGGACATGATCCGGCGCGACGACGCGCCCGACAACCTGCGCGGACAGATTCTGCGCCTGGCTGAAAAGCTCGAAGGCTCGGTCCGCAACACCGGTATTCACGCGGCCGGCGTCATCATCGCCCCCGACGACATCACCAAGTACATTCCGGTGTCCACCTCCAAGGACTCGGACCTGCTCGTGACCCAGTTCGACGGCAAGGTGATTGAGAGTGCCGGGATGCTGAAGATGGACTTTCTGGGCCTGAAAACCCTGACCATCATCGTCGATGCCCTGGAGCTCATTAAGAAGAATCACGGCGTCGATATCAACATCGACGACATCCCGCTCGACGACCCCAAAACCTACGAGCTCTACCAGCGCGGCGACACCATCGGCACGTTCCAGTTTGAATCCGAGGGCATGCGCATGTACCTCAAGGACCTCAAGCCGACCAACATCGAGGACCTGATTGCCATGAACGCCTTATACCGCCCGGGTCCGATGCAGTTCATTCCGAACTTCATCAACCGCAAGCACGGCCGCGAGGAAGTGGAATACCCGCACGAGCTGCTGGAGCCCATTCTGAACTACTCCCAGGGCATCATGGTGTACCAGGAGCAGATCATGCAGGCCGCCCAGATTCTGGCCGGCTACTCCCTCGGTGGTGCCGACTTGCTGCGCCGGGCCATGGGTAAGAAAGACATGAAGAAGATGGCCCAGGAGCGGGAGAAATTCTGCAAGGGCGCGGCCGAGCTGCACGGCATCAAGGAAAAGAAGGCCAACGAGGTGTTCGACGTGATGGAGAAGTTTGCGGCCTACGGCTTCAACCGCTCTCACTCGGCTGCCTACTCGGTGGTGGCTTACCAGACCGGCTACCTCAAGGCCAACTACCCCGCCGAGTACATGGCCGCCGTGCTGACCAACAACATGTCGGACATCAAGAAAGTGACCTTCTTTATTGAGGAAGCCCGCCGCCAGGGCGTGGCCGTACTCGGGCCCGACGTGAACGAATCCATCCTCAAGTTCAACGTAAACGAAAAGGGCCAGATCCGCTTCGGGATGGCCGCCGTGAAAGGTGCTGGCGAGGCCGCTATTGAGAACATCGTGGCCGAGCGGGCTAAAAAGGGCCCGTTCACCGATATTTTCGACTTCTCCAAGCGCGTCAACTTGCGGGCCGTCAACAAGAAGACCTTCGAAAGCCTGGCCCTGTCGGGGGCCTTCGACTCGTTTGAGCGCTACCACCGCCGGCAGTTTGTAGAAGCTCCCTCGGGCGACCAGAACCTCATTGACAAGGCTGTGCGCATGGGCCAGCAGTACCAGGCCGACCAGGACTCGGCCCAGCAAAGCTTGTTTGGCGGCGGGGCCTTCGGAGCCGTGGCCATGCCCCTGCCCAAGGTGGCCGACATGGAGCCCTGGCCCGCTACCGAGCAGCTGCGCCGCGAAAAGGAAGTGGTAGGCTTCTACCTCTCGGGCCACCCGCTGGACGATTTCAAGCTGGAAATCGACTCCTACTGCACCTGCGGTCTAGACAAGGTGGAGAACTACAAAAACCGCGAGGTGACGGTAGCCGGGCTGATTTCGAACGTCATGTTCAAAACCACCAAGACCGGGCAGCCCTTCGTCTCATTCAGCGTGGAAGATTACGAGTCGTCCTTGAACCTGGCCTTGTTCCGCGACGACTACAGCCGTTTCTCGGCCCTGATTAACCCTCGCAACTACGACAAGGAGCAGGTGCCGCCCATGTACATCCGCGGCAAGTACGCCCAGCGCTTCCGCGACTCCGACCAGTTCGAGTTCAAGATTCTGACTATGGAGCCCCTGTTCAACGTGGCCGAAAAGCTAGCCAACGGCGTGCGGGTCCAGCTCGACCTACGCACCATTACCGAGCCCTTCATGGACCGGTTTATGGAGGCTGTAGAAGGGTGCGCGGGCTCGAAAAAACTGGAAATCAAGTTTGCCGAGCCCCACGAGCACCTCACCGTCGACACCTACTCGCGGCGTTACCGCATCGAGCCCAAGGAGTTTATCCGCAAGATGCGGGCTATGGAAATTGAGGCCTGCCAGCTGATCTGA
- a CDS encoding YsnF/AvaK domain-containing protein, producing MNQTVVGIFDNIQTAQQASRQLIAAGFTQENVDISSGGAATSGSTATANSSNYQNTSGTATEAVGDAAGRTGDGISNFFSNLFGGDDTEDARRYSHVARQGHSILTVHCQSAEHARQAAEILDNAGAVDVDERAAQTGYAGANNYQAGAAATGQEGLSAQVIEENLQVGKRVEQTGGARLRSRIVERPVEASVRLREEHVSVERHAVNRPATEADFNAFKEGEIEITESAERAVVGKEARVVEEVTLGKEVTEREETIRDTVRKTEVDVERINDASTQRTGYSTDDDARRNS from the coding sequence ATGAACCAGACCGTAGTAGGAATCTTCGATAACATTCAGACCGCTCAGCAGGCTTCGCGCCAACTTATTGCCGCCGGTTTTACCCAGGAAAACGTTGATATTTCTTCCGGCGGTGCCGCTACCAGCGGTAGCACGGCCACTGCCAATAGCAGCAACTATCAGAATACCAGCGGTACCGCTACCGAAGCCGTAGGCGACGCCGCTGGCCGCACCGGTGATGGTATCAGCAACTTCTTTAGCAATTTGTTTGGGGGCGACGACACCGAAGATGCGCGCCGTTACTCACACGTTGCTCGCCAGGGCCACTCAATCCTGACGGTACATTGCCAGTCGGCAGAGCATGCTCGCCAGGCTGCCGAAATCCTGGACAACGCCGGCGCCGTCGATGTGGATGAGCGCGCCGCCCAGACGGGCTACGCCGGAGCGAACAACTACCAGGCGGGTGCCGCTGCCACGGGCCAGGAAGGCTTGTCGGCGCAAGTAATTGAAGAGAACCTGCAGGTAGGTAAGCGGGTAGAGCAAACGGGTGGTGCCCGTCTGCGCAGCCGCATTGTAGAGCGCCCGGTAGAAGCCAGTGTACGTTTGCGCGAAGAGCACGTGAGCGTAGAGCGTCATGCCGTTAACCGTCCGGCCACGGAAGCCGACTTTAACGCCTTTAAGGAAGGTGAAATCGAAATTACGGAAAGTGCCGAGCGCGCCGTAGTAGGCAAAGAAGCCCGCGTCGTGGAAGAAGTAACGCTGGGTAAAGAAGTAACTGAGCGCGAAGAAACCATCCGCGACACGGTGCGCAAAACCGAAGTCGATGTGGAGCGCATCAACGATGCCTCGACCCAGCGCACTGGCTACTCCACCGATGACGATGCGCGCCGCAATTCCTAA
- a CDS encoding YsnF/AvaK domain-containing protein gives MEPNRPSITPSETLRPATAATGQPLVIPVIEEQAVINREVVESGRVRLAKTVHEREEMLEIPLQHEEVLVERVPVNQFVADGAATPGLRYDGDTTIIPVLREVVVTRLLVVEEIRVTKRTQTTTLTQPITLRHEEIRVDRSSGTEATSAAPGGPPTQ, from the coding sequence ATGGAACCTAACCGCCCCTCTATCACTCCTTCTGAGACGCTCCGTCCGGCCACTGCAGCTACTGGGCAGCCCCTGGTTATTCCGGTCATCGAAGAACAGGCCGTTATCAATCGGGAAGTGGTGGAAAGTGGGCGGGTACGCTTGGCCAAAACGGTCCACGAGCGGGAAGAAATGCTCGAAATTCCGTTGCAGCACGAAGAAGTGCTGGTCGAGCGGGTGCCCGTTAACCAGTTTGTAGCCGATGGAGCCGCGACTCCCGGACTGCGCTACGATGGCGACACTACCATCATTCCGGTGCTGCGCGAGGTAGTCGTGACGCGCCTGCTGGTAGTAGAAGAAATTCGGGTAACCAAACGCACCCAGACCACCACGCTGACGCAGCCTATTACGCTGCGACACGAAGAAATCCGTGTCGACCGGAGTTCAGGCACTGAGGCAACATCTGCGGCCCCAGGAGGGCCGCCAACCCAGTAA
- a CDS encoding GbsR/MarR family transcriptional regulator yields the protein MQLDEAKRRFIEGWGTLGSAWGVSRTMAQVHALLLVSLGALSTEDIMEQLQISRGNVNMNVRALMDWGIVRKELRPGERREFFSAEKDIHRVATLILKERRRRELEPIVRVLGEIRQVEPSATATPEETEAFTQMIGSIQNFAEFADRAAATLIKADENWFLSTFMKLMRPGP from the coding sequence ATGCAACTCGACGAAGCCAAACGCAGATTCATCGAAGGCTGGGGCACCCTGGGCTCGGCCTGGGGCGTAAGCCGCACGATGGCGCAGGTACACGCCCTGTTGCTGGTGTCGCTAGGAGCCTTGAGCACCGAGGATATTATGGAGCAGCTTCAGATTTCGCGGGGCAACGTGAACATGAACGTGCGCGCCCTCATGGACTGGGGCATCGTGCGCAAAGAGCTGCGGCCCGGAGAGCGGCGCGAATTTTTTTCGGCCGAAAAGGACATCCACCGCGTGGCCACCCTTATTCTAAAGGAGCGCCGCCGCCGGGAGTTGGAGCCTATTGTGCGCGTGCTCGGTGAAATCCGGCAGGTAGAGCCCTCCGCTACGGCCACACCCGAAGAAACGGAAGCCTTCACCCAGATGATTGGCAGCATCCAAAACTTCGCCGAGTTTGCTGACCGCGCCGCGGCTACGCTTATCAAGGCTGACGAAAACTGGTTCCTGAGCACCTTTATGAAGCTTATGCGGCCTGGCCCGTAA
- a CDS encoding TIGR01777 family oxidoreductase, giving the protein MERPKMILAGGTGFLGKHLTRYFTLLGYQVIVLSRRPVAGQVAWNGRTLGGWAAELEGAAVVLNLAGRTVDCRYTAANRYAITRSRTESTRVLGQAIAACQSPPPVWLNLSTATIYTDTPANEPANTEAAGVIGRNFSEMVAQRWEAEFWLAATPRTRRLALRTAIVLGADGGALPVVARLARLGLGTPQGTGQQWISWLHVLDFCRAVEFLLARPDLDGAFNLCAPQPLINREFNGLLDHYYQPRFHLPQPRWLLEIGAFLLRTETELILKSRKVIPERLEQAGFRFQFPTCDQALADLVPQLP; this is encoded by the coding sequence ATGGAACGGCCCAAAATGATACTTGCCGGGGGCACCGGATTTCTCGGCAAACACCTGACCCGCTACTTCACCCTGCTGGGCTATCAGGTTATTGTGTTGAGTCGCCGACCCGTTGCCGGTCAGGTTGCGTGGAATGGCCGGACGCTGGGCGGGTGGGCAGCGGAGTTAGAAGGCGCGGCCGTGGTGCTGAATCTGGCAGGCCGCACCGTCGACTGCCGCTACACGGCCGCCAACCGGTACGCTATTACCCGCAGCCGCACTGAAAGCACCCGGGTGCTGGGTCAGGCCATTGCCGCCTGCCAGTCTCCCCCACCCGTTTGGCTGAACCTGTCCACAGCCACCATTTACACTGACACTCCGGCCAATGAGCCCGCCAACACCGAAGCCGCCGGCGTGATTGGGCGCAACTTTTCCGAAATGGTGGCCCAGCGCTGGGAAGCCGAATTCTGGTTGGCGGCCACGCCCCGCACCCGCCGGCTGGCCTTGCGCACGGCCATCGTGCTGGGCGCCGATGGTGGCGCCTTGCCGGTTGTGGCGCGCCTGGCCCGCTTGGGGCTGGGTACGCCCCAGGGCACAGGCCAGCAGTGGATAAGCTGGCTGCACGTGCTGGATTTTTGCCGGGCGGTGGAATTTTTGCTGGCCCGTCCCGACCTGGATGGCGCCTTTAACCTTTGCGCCCCGCAGCCGCTCATCAACCGGGAGTTCAACGGCCTGCTCGACCATTACTACCAGCCCCGCTTCCACCTTCCCCAGCCGCGGTGGCTGCTCGAAATTGGGGCCTTTTTGCTCCGGACCGAAACCGAGCTGATTCTGAAAAGCCGCAAGGTAATACCCGAGCGGCTCGAGCAGGCCGGTTTTCGGTTCCAGTTCCCGACCTGCGACCAGGCCCTGGCCGACCTGGTACCCCAGCTCCCCTAG
- the trxA gene encoding thioredoxin, whose product MGHKAIEITDANFDQIINSDKPVLVDFWAEWCGPCRMVGPVVEELAGEYEGKAIIGKVDVDSNPQTSAKFGIRSIPTLLVFKNGQIVDKQVGAVPKHVLAQKLDAQVTV is encoded by the coding sequence ATGGGACATAAAGCCATCGAGATTACCGATGCTAACTTCGACCAAATCATCAACTCCGATAAACCCGTGCTCGTGGATTTCTGGGCCGAGTGGTGCGGTCCGTGCCGCATGGTGGGCCCGGTAGTTGAAGAGCTGGCCGGTGAATACGAAGGCAAAGCCATTATCGGCAAAGTTGACGTAGACTCCAACCCCCAGACCTCGGCCAAATTCGGCATCCGCAGCATTCCGACGCTGCTCGTGTTCAAGAATGGCCAGATCGTGGACAAGCAAGTAGGCGCCGTGCCCAAGCACGTGTTGGCCCAGAAACTTGATGCCCAGGTAACCGTCTAA
- a CDS encoding energy transducer TonB yields MQYLARNTIYSKAARRKNITGKVYVSYTVGEDGRVSQVRVVRGLAPEVDIEARRVVAALPAFKPGREYNVPTAMTYTLPIMFAPNFKLFGGVKATQTPPTEARASNPDESY; encoded by the coding sequence ATGCAGTATTTGGCCCGCAACACGATTTATTCGAAAGCTGCCCGGCGCAAGAATATTACGGGCAAAGTGTACGTGTCCTACACGGTGGGTGAAGACGGCCGGGTAAGCCAAGTGCGCGTGGTACGGGGACTAGCACCCGAAGTCGATATTGAAGCCCGCCGGGTAGTGGCTGCTTTGCCCGCCTTCAAGCCCGGGCGCGAGTACAACGTGCCCACGGCCATGACCTACACGCTACCCATCATGTTTGCCCCCAACTTCAAGCTGTTTGGCGGCGTGAAAGCCACCCAGACTCCGCCCACCGAGGCCCGCGCCAGCAACCCTGACGAGAGCTACTGA
- a CDS encoding toxin-antitoxin system YwqK family antitoxin, giving the protein MKALLIAFLATAALGPAARAQSLPAVYLNAHDEETVPDSATHYRVVDRKKGEGGYAMRDYALNGTLLLRGTLTGLEPAVRNGLFTWYHPNGNKSAQVHYHNDEADGVYVSWYEDGKVSQRGEYADGMRTGKWLSVHRNGQKRSEGTYVSSRPHGEWRYYYDTGQLSAIERLENGRSTNLKFFNLEGELYAGVPRRRQAAEFPGGRQR; this is encoded by the coding sequence ATGAAAGCGCTTCTCATTGCATTTTTGGCGACGGCAGCCCTGGGGCCGGCGGCTCGTGCGCAAAGCCTGCCCGCAGTATATCTGAATGCCCATGACGAGGAAACCGTACCCGATAGTGCCACCCATTACCGCGTTGTGGACCGCAAAAAAGGGGAAGGCGGCTACGCCATGCGCGACTATGCCTTGAACGGTACCTTATTATTGCGCGGTACTCTTACGGGCCTGGAGCCAGCCGTGCGCAACGGCTTGTTTACCTGGTATCATCCCAATGGCAACAAGTCGGCGCAGGTGCACTACCACAATGATGAGGCCGATGGTGTGTACGTGTCGTGGTATGAAGATGGCAAGGTGAGTCAGCGTGGGGAGTACGCCGATGGTATGCGCACGGGCAAGTGGCTTAGCGTGCACCGCAACGGACAGAAACGCTCGGAGGGCACCTATGTATCCAGCCGGCCGCATGGCGAGTGGCGCTACTACTACGACACGGGCCAACTCAGCGCCATCGAGCGGCTCGAAAACGGGCGCAGCACCAATCTGAAGTTTTTCAACCTGGAGGGCGAGCTGTATGCCGGCGTGCCGCGGCGCCGACAGGCCGCCGAGTTTCCGGGGGGCAGGCAGCGCTGA
- a CDS encoding AsnC family transcriptional regulator, producing MARNYELDDTDRKILALLIEDAKIPYTEIARKVHVSGGTVHVRMARLEELGIVKGATLKIDYQKLGYGVSAFLGIYLLKSSVYASVVEQLREIPEVVSIHFTTGAYGVFARLVCRDTQHLRDVLHDRVQLIEGIERTETLISLEETMNRAIQLQ from the coding sequence ATGGCCCGCAATTACGAACTTGACGACACCGACCGCAAAATACTGGCCCTCTTAATTGAGGATGCCAAGATTCCGTACACCGAAATTGCCCGCAAGGTGCATGTCTCGGGGGGCACAGTGCACGTCCGCATGGCCCGTTTAGAGGAATTGGGCATTGTGAAAGGTGCCACCCTCAAAATTGATTATCAGAAGCTGGGCTACGGTGTGAGTGCCTTCCTGGGAATTTATCTGCTTAAGAGCTCAGTATACGCCAGCGTCGTGGAGCAACTGCGCGAAATCCCAGAAGTAGTGAGCATTCATTTCACTACCGGAGCCTACGGCGTATTTGCCCGCCTCGTGTGCCGCGACACCCAGCACCTGCGCGACGTACTCCACGACCGGGTGCAGCTCATTGAAGGCATTGAGCGGACGGAAACGCTCATTTCGCTGGAGGAAACCATGAACCGGGCCATTCAGCTCCAGTAG